In Betta splendens chromosome 19, fBetSpl5.4, whole genome shotgun sequence, the following proteins share a genomic window:
- the dclre1a gene encoding DNA cross-link repair 1A protein isoform X2, which translates to MSQKDDSENDIWEYKPLEKKRRKPASASAVAKRRCTSRSRSSRVKPPEGTLKGAESADASSHAPSSIEANHTAAPRSGDFCPVCQMPFSVLVVQSQRWHVSECLDSPRDECQECPDGLRCSSTNPSHYKSFNHTLLAHRRANSDAASVGACDQAETSLSQLARPMDNENHHKGSPASKPTNGLLFLRSPGPEDFKKRKGWSSSSRGQRSVSSSQESKPEPSSTLVKAESGENLSDGFSKSKPSSNYDDEISYSPLSAFPVEKEVKNGECRKALFNDDENEDSMVLFSDAFSSEDELFTGFIDNLESHSVPPKDQCSSNTQVESFTSLPLTRQLPADSTNNKEAFDRSTSATSIQSPQSVVLERLRENIVNKNLNDSIQPEPGNSNSHQVSSSEVMPSQKSQNKPAGPSSCLKQMDIGVFFGLKPLKEKDKETSTPDPSLDEHTGHRPKVRDRQKKSKADATADTSGGTATVNTSNMVTSHGESRRGGTRGWRRWRNRGNADEGAELPRCPFYKKIPGTKFVIDAFGYGLIEGVACYFLTHFHSDHYGGLTKNSTFPIYCNRITGNLVKSKLKVPDQYVHILPMNTQVTVEGVRVILLDANHCPGAAMLLFFLPDGQTVLHTGDFRADPSMETYPELLSCRVQTLYLDTTYCSPEYTFPRQQEVINFAANTAFELVTLNPRTLVVCGSYSVGKEKVFLALADVLGSKVCLSRDKYNTMCCLESDQVRQHITTDWKAAQVHVLPMMQLTFKKLQDHLARFSAQYDQLVAFKPTGWTFSQQVESVEDIQPEIRGVVSIYGIPYSEHSSFLELKRFVQWLQPLKIIPTVNNGSWASRKAMEKCFSEWLKETKTKL; encoded by the exons ATGTCACAGAAGGACGACTCTGAAAATGACATCTGGGAGTATAAACCTCttgagaagaagagaaggaagccGGCATCGGCTTCAGCTGTGGCTAAAAGGAGAtgcacctccaggagcaggtcTTCGAGGGTCAAGCCACCAGAGGGGACGCTTAAAGGAGCTGAGAGTGCAGATGCTTCCTCACACGCTCCCAGCAGCATAGAGGCTAATCACACGGCTGCTCCACGTTCGGGAGACTTTTGCCCTGTGTGTCAGATGCCCTTTTCTGTTTTAGTGGTACAGTCACAGAGATGGCATGTGTCTGAGTGTCTGGACTCCCCCAGAGATGAATGCCAAG AATGTCCAGATGGTCTGCGGTGCTCCTCAACCAACCCAAGCCATTACAAGAGTTTTAACCACACACTCCTGGCCCACCGTCGAGCGAACAGCGACGCAGCCTCGGTCGGTGCGTGTGACCAGGCAGAGACCAGCCTCAGCCAGCTCGCCCGCCCGATGGACaatgag AATCATCATAAGGGGTCCCCTGCCTCTAAACCTACAAATGGCCTGTTATTCTTGCGCTCCCCCGGCCCAGAGGACTTTAAGAAAAGGAAAGGCTGGTCGTCATCTAGTAGAGGCCAAAGATCTGTCAGTTCTTCCCAGGAAAGTAAACCAGAGCCTTCTTCAACACTTGTCAAAGCAGAGAGTGGAGAAAACCTCTCTGATGGCTTTTCCAAAAGTAAACCTTCCTCTAATTATGATGATGAAATATCCTACTCTCCTCTGTCTGCGTTCCCTGTTGAGAAAGAAGTCAAAAATGGTGAATGTAGGAAAGCCCTTTttaatgatgatgaaaatgaagacTCTATGGTGTTGTTTAGTGATGCTTTTTCAAGTGAAGATGAACTGTTTACTGGTTTTATAGATAATTTAGAAAGCCATAGTGTGCCACCAAAGGACCAGTGTTCCTCAAACACCCAGGTGGAGTCATTTACCTCATTACCACTCACTCGTCAGCTACCTGCTGATTCCACAAATAACAAAGAAGCTTTTGATAGGTCCACCAGTGCGACTAGCATTCAATCTCCCCAGAGTGTTGTTTTAGAGCGTCTGAGAGAAAATATCGTAAATAAGAACTTGAATGACAGTATTCAGCCAGAGCCAGGAAACTCAAACTCTCATCAGGTGtcttcatctgaagtgatgCCGTCCCAGAAAAGCCAAAACAAGCCAGCAGGTCCGAGCTCTTGTCTTAAGCAGATGGACATTGGGGTGTTTTTTGGTCTCAAACCCCTTAAGGAGAAGGATAAAGAGACTTCAACCCCGGATCCTTCACTTGATGAGCACACGGGTCACAGACCTAAAGTGAGAGACAGGCAGAAGAAAAGTAAGGCTGATGCTACTGCAGACACCTCAGGGGGGACAGCGACTGTAAACACGAGCAACATGGTGACCTCTCATGGAGAATCAAGGCGAGGTGGGACCAGAgggtggagaaggtggaggaacagagggaaCGCAGATGAAGGAGCAGAGTTACCACGTTGTCCGTTCTACAAAAAGATCCCAG GCACAAAATTTGTCATTGACGCCTTTGGGTACGGTTTGATCGAGGGCGTCGCTTGCTACTTCCTCACACATTTCCACTCAGACCACTACGGTGGGTTGACCAAGAACTCCACATTTCCAATCTACTGTAACAGG ATCACAGGGAACCTGGTGAAGAGCAAGCTCAAGGTACCAGACCAGTATGTCCACATCCTCCCCATGAACACCCAGGTCACGGTGGAGGGAGTCAGAGTCATCCTCCTGGATGCCAACCA TTGTCCAGGGGCTGCCATGCTGCTGTTCTTCCTTCCTGATGGCCAAACTGTCCTCCACACTGGAGACTTCAGAGCTGATCCCTCTATGGAAACATACCCCGAGTTACTCAGCTGCAGGGTGCAGACTCTCTACTTGGACACCAC CTACTGCAGCCCTGAATATACCTTCCCCAGACAACAAGAGGTCATCAACTTTGCAGCTAACACAGCCTTCGAACTGGTAACACTCAACCCCCGTACTCTAGTGGTGTGTGGATCCTACTCTGTGGGGAAAGAGAAGGTGTTTTTGG CACTGGCAGACGTCCTGGGGTCTAAAGTGTGCCTCTCCAGAGACAAATACAACACCATGTGCTGTCTGGAGTCGGACCAAGTCAGACAACACATCACCACCGACTGGAAGGCAGCCCAGGTCCATGTGCTGCCCATGATGCAGCTCACCTTCAAA AAGCTGCAGGATCACCTCGCTCGCTTTTCAGCACAGTACGATCAGCTGGTGGCCTTCAAGCCCACAGGCTGGACCTTCAGCCAGCAGGTGGAATCGGTGGAGGACATACAGCCTGAGATCAGGGGGGTCGTCTCAATCTACG GAATCCCATACAGTGaacacagcagcttcctggAGTTGAAGCGTTTCGTCCAGTGGCTCCAGCCTCTCAAGATCATCCCCACAGTCAACAATGGCAGCTGGGCCAGCAGGAAGGCTATGGAGAAGTGCTTCAGCGAGTGGCTCAaggaaactaaaactaaactgtAG
- the LOC114846305 gene encoding pleckstrin homology domain-containing family S member 1-like isoform X3 — protein MQKSSKNAVVFYKLAGAETEIRSGYLFKSPPSKRMKAEKSWKKRFFVLFKINDHQHELKYFRSADDRDKAYGEIDLSQVSVMYVSPQHHPKWGLVQKSFKCSPNCVLYIGTIERDYFLVGDTSDEIDAWFSDLFDAQLSRPHTMHNVEVITKPLHKKKTSAPQKPLRKIRSISDPCTNAEEGVRVPKNEAIYRRRASEPVNPIYDYPRPLLTKSLTIEENGPNDESIYETMSEIRSKQLEHAGEELTNGTLTRITPAFDKAKSQVSQMPTCAEETEDREEKNASDYSSSSSEISSFSNENLSSIDSPDPYASEERNIKVKVTDLKRHLVLKDVNRKLSVSGWLSLKSVNLFYKGDEILGVNDLRVSTEDEFNMFINKSLKSEVKVNVRRPAVRPSPLSPSSPCSD, from the exons ATGCAGAAGAGCTCAAAGAACGCAG TAGTATTCTACAAACTAGCTGGAGCCGAGACGGAGATAAGATCGGGGTATCTGTTCAAGTCTCCTCCCTCCAAAAGGATGAAGGCAGAG AAATCATGGAAGAAACGTTTCTTCGTCCTGTTCAAAATCAATGACCACCAGCATGAACTGAAGTACTTCAGGAGTGCAGACGACAGGGACAAGGCGTATGGAGAGATAGACTTGTCACA GGTCTCGGTGATGTACGTGAGTCCTCAGCATCATCCTAAATGGGGTTTGGTCCAGAAGAGCTTCAAGTGCTCCCCAAACTGTGTGCTCTACATCGGGACCATAGAACGAGACTACTTCCTGGTTGGGGACACCAG TGATGAGATAGATGCCTGGTTCTCTGACCTGTTTGACGCGCAGCTATCCCGGCCGCATACAATGCACAATGTAGAG GTCATCACGAAGCCACTTCATAAAAAAAAGACTTCGGCGCCTCAGAAG CCACTGCGTAAGATACGCTCCATCTCGGACCCATGCACGAATGCTGAGGAAGGCGTCCGAGTACCAAAG AATGAAGCCATTTACAGAAGACGCGCATCGGAGCCTGTGAATCCAATCTACGACTATCCAAGACCTTTGTTAACAAAATCACTG ACGATTGAGGAAAATGGGCCAAACGATGAGTCGAT ATATGAGACAATGTCGGAAATTAGAAGCAAACAGCTGGAACACGCAGG GGAGGAGCTGACCAACGGCACCCTGACGAGGATCACCCCGGCCTTTGATAAAGCCAAAAGCCAAGTCTCCCAGATGCCCACGTGTGCGGAGGAAACGGAAGACAG GGAAGAGAAAAACGCTTCAgactacagcagcagctccagcgagATCAGCTCCTTCTCAAATGAGAATCTGAGCTCCATCGACAG CCCTGACCCTTACGCCTCCGAGGAGAGAAATATTAAGGTGAAGGTGACGGATCTGAAACGGCACCTGGTGCTGAAAGATGTGAACCGGAAACTAAG tgtgaGCGGCTGGCTCTCCCTAAAGTCAGTCAATCTGTTCTACAAGGGCGATGAAATCTTGGGCGTGAATGATTTGAGAGTGAGCACCGAGGACGAGTTCAACATGTTCATCAACAAGTCCCTGAAGAGCGAG GTCAAGGTGAACGTCCGCCGTCCGGCTGTGCGCCCATCGCCGCTGTCTCCATCCAGTCCCTGCAGTGACTGA
- the dclre1a gene encoding DNA cross-link repair 1A protein isoform X1 — protein MSQKDDSENDIWEYKPLEKKRRKPASASAVAKRRCTSRSRSSRVKPPEGTLKGAESADASSHAPSSIEANHTAAPRSGDFCPVCQMPFSVLVVQSQRWHVSECLDSPRDECQECPDGLRCSSTNPSHYKSFNHTLLAHRRANSDAASVGACDQAETSLSQLARPMDNEVDGSILENSQDSALSVTALSDCSASPQNHHKGSPASKPTNGLLFLRSPGPEDFKKRKGWSSSSRGQRSVSSSQESKPEPSSTLVKAESGENLSDGFSKSKPSSNYDDEISYSPLSAFPVEKEVKNGECRKALFNDDENEDSMVLFSDAFSSEDELFTGFIDNLESHSVPPKDQCSSNTQVESFTSLPLTRQLPADSTNNKEAFDRSTSATSIQSPQSVVLERLRENIVNKNLNDSIQPEPGNSNSHQVSSSEVMPSQKSQNKPAGPSSCLKQMDIGVFFGLKPLKEKDKETSTPDPSLDEHTGHRPKVRDRQKKSKADATADTSGGTATVNTSNMVTSHGESRRGGTRGWRRWRNRGNADEGAELPRCPFYKKIPGTKFVIDAFGYGLIEGVACYFLTHFHSDHYGGLTKNSTFPIYCNRITGNLVKSKLKVPDQYVHILPMNTQVTVEGVRVILLDANHCPGAAMLLFFLPDGQTVLHTGDFRADPSMETYPELLSCRVQTLYLDTTYCSPEYTFPRQQEVINFAANTAFELVTLNPRTLVVCGSYSVGKEKVFLALADVLGSKVCLSRDKYNTMCCLESDQVRQHITTDWKAAQVHVLPMMQLTFKKLQDHLARFSAQYDQLVAFKPTGWTFSQQVESVEDIQPEIRGVVSIYGIPYSEHSSFLELKRFVQWLQPLKIIPTVNNGSWASRKAMEKCFSEWLKETKTKL, from the exons ATGTCACAGAAGGACGACTCTGAAAATGACATCTGGGAGTATAAACCTCttgagaagaagagaaggaagccGGCATCGGCTTCAGCTGTGGCTAAAAGGAGAtgcacctccaggagcaggtcTTCGAGGGTCAAGCCACCAGAGGGGACGCTTAAAGGAGCTGAGAGTGCAGATGCTTCCTCACACGCTCCCAGCAGCATAGAGGCTAATCACACGGCTGCTCCACGTTCGGGAGACTTTTGCCCTGTGTGTCAGATGCCCTTTTCTGTTTTAGTGGTACAGTCACAGAGATGGCATGTGTCTGAGTGTCTGGACTCCCCCAGAGATGAATGCCAAG AATGTCCAGATGGTCTGCGGTGCTCCTCAACCAACCCAAGCCATTACAAGAGTTTTAACCACACACTCCTGGCCCACCGTCGAGCGAACAGCGACGCAGCCTCGGTCGGTGCGTGTGACCAGGCAGAGACCAGCCTCAGCCAGCTCGCCCGCCCGATGGACaatgaggtggatggatctattttaGAGAATTCTCAGGACAGTGCTCTCAGTGTTACGGCCCTGTCTGATTGTAGCGCCTCTCCACAGAATCATCATAAGGGGTCCCCTGCCTCTAAACCTACAAATGGCCTGTTATTCTTGCGCTCCCCCGGCCCAGAGGACTTTAAGAAAAGGAAAGGCTGGTCGTCATCTAGTAGAGGCCAAAGATCTGTCAGTTCTTCCCAGGAAAGTAAACCAGAGCCTTCTTCAACACTTGTCAAAGCAGAGAGTGGAGAAAACCTCTCTGATGGCTTTTCCAAAAGTAAACCTTCCTCTAATTATGATGATGAAATATCCTACTCTCCTCTGTCTGCGTTCCCTGTTGAGAAAGAAGTCAAAAATGGTGAATGTAGGAAAGCCCTTTttaatgatgatgaaaatgaagacTCTATGGTGTTGTTTAGTGATGCTTTTTCAAGTGAAGATGAACTGTTTACTGGTTTTATAGATAATTTAGAAAGCCATAGTGTGCCACCAAAGGACCAGTGTTCCTCAAACACCCAGGTGGAGTCATTTACCTCATTACCACTCACTCGTCAGCTACCTGCTGATTCCACAAATAACAAAGAAGCTTTTGATAGGTCCACCAGTGCGACTAGCATTCAATCTCCCCAGAGTGTTGTTTTAGAGCGTCTGAGAGAAAATATCGTAAATAAGAACTTGAATGACAGTATTCAGCCAGAGCCAGGAAACTCAAACTCTCATCAGGTGtcttcatctgaagtgatgCCGTCCCAGAAAAGCCAAAACAAGCCAGCAGGTCCGAGCTCTTGTCTTAAGCAGATGGACATTGGGGTGTTTTTTGGTCTCAAACCCCTTAAGGAGAAGGATAAAGAGACTTCAACCCCGGATCCTTCACTTGATGAGCACACGGGTCACAGACCTAAAGTGAGAGACAGGCAGAAGAAAAGTAAGGCTGATGCTACTGCAGACACCTCAGGGGGGACAGCGACTGTAAACACGAGCAACATGGTGACCTCTCATGGAGAATCAAGGCGAGGTGGGACCAGAgggtggagaaggtggaggaacagagggaaCGCAGATGAAGGAGCAGAGTTACCACGTTGTCCGTTCTACAAAAAGATCCCAG GCACAAAATTTGTCATTGACGCCTTTGGGTACGGTTTGATCGAGGGCGTCGCTTGCTACTTCCTCACACATTTCCACTCAGACCACTACGGTGGGTTGACCAAGAACTCCACATTTCCAATCTACTGTAACAGG ATCACAGGGAACCTGGTGAAGAGCAAGCTCAAGGTACCAGACCAGTATGTCCACATCCTCCCCATGAACACCCAGGTCACGGTGGAGGGAGTCAGAGTCATCCTCCTGGATGCCAACCA TTGTCCAGGGGCTGCCATGCTGCTGTTCTTCCTTCCTGATGGCCAAACTGTCCTCCACACTGGAGACTTCAGAGCTGATCCCTCTATGGAAACATACCCCGAGTTACTCAGCTGCAGGGTGCAGACTCTCTACTTGGACACCAC CTACTGCAGCCCTGAATATACCTTCCCCAGACAACAAGAGGTCATCAACTTTGCAGCTAACACAGCCTTCGAACTGGTAACACTCAACCCCCGTACTCTAGTGGTGTGTGGATCCTACTCTGTGGGGAAAGAGAAGGTGTTTTTGG CACTGGCAGACGTCCTGGGGTCTAAAGTGTGCCTCTCCAGAGACAAATACAACACCATGTGCTGTCTGGAGTCGGACCAAGTCAGACAACACATCACCACCGACTGGAAGGCAGCCCAGGTCCATGTGCTGCCCATGATGCAGCTCACCTTCAAA AAGCTGCAGGATCACCTCGCTCGCTTTTCAGCACAGTACGATCAGCTGGTGGCCTTCAAGCCCACAGGCTGGACCTTCAGCCAGCAGGTGGAATCGGTGGAGGACATACAGCCTGAGATCAGGGGGGTCGTCTCAATCTACG GAATCCCATACAGTGaacacagcagcttcctggAGTTGAAGCGTTTCGTCCAGTGGCTCCAGCCTCTCAAGATCATCCCCACAGTCAACAATGGCAGCTGGGCCAGCAGGAAGGCTATGGAGAAGTGCTTCAGCGAGTGGCTCAaggaaactaaaactaaactgtAG
- the LOC114846305 gene encoding pleckstrin homology domain-containing family S member 1-like isoform X2, translating to MQKSSKNAVFYKLAGAETEIRSGYLFKSPPSKRMKAEKSWKKRFFVLFKINDHQHELKYFRSADDRDKAYGEIDLSQVSVMYVSPQHHPKWGLVQKSFKCSPNCVLYIGTIERDYFLVGDTSDEIDAWFSDLFDAQLSRPHTMHNVEELSNGQEVIEVITKPLHKKKTSAPQKPLRKIRSISDPCTNAEEGVRVPKNEAIYRRRASEPVNPIYDYPRPLLTKSLTIEENGPNDESIYETMSEIRSKQLEHAGEELTNGTLTRITPAFDKAKSQVSQMPTCAEETEDREEKNASDYSSSSSEISSFSNENLSSIDSPDPYASEERNIKVKVTDLKRHLVLKDVNRKLSVSGWLSLKSVNLFYKGDEILGVNDLRVSTEDEFNMFINKSLKSEVKVNVRRPAVRPSPLSPSSPCSD from the exons ATGCAGAAGAGCTCAAAGAACGCAG TATTCTACAAACTAGCTGGAGCCGAGACGGAGATAAGATCGGGGTATCTGTTCAAGTCTCCTCCCTCCAAAAGGATGAAGGCAGAG AAATCATGGAAGAAACGTTTCTTCGTCCTGTTCAAAATCAATGACCACCAGCATGAACTGAAGTACTTCAGGAGTGCAGACGACAGGGACAAGGCGTATGGAGAGATAGACTTGTCACA GGTCTCGGTGATGTACGTGAGTCCTCAGCATCATCCTAAATGGGGTTTGGTCCAGAAGAGCTTCAAGTGCTCCCCAAACTGTGTGCTCTACATCGGGACCATAGAACGAGACTACTTCCTGGTTGGGGACACCAG TGATGAGATAGATGCCTGGTTCTCTGACCTGTTTGACGCGCAGCTATCCCGGCCGCATACAATGCACAATGTAGAG GAACTGTCCAATGGACAGGAAGTAATTGAG GTCATCACGAAGCCACTTCATAAAAAAAAGACTTCGGCGCCTCAGAAG CCACTGCGTAAGATACGCTCCATCTCGGACCCATGCACGAATGCTGAGGAAGGCGTCCGAGTACCAAAG AATGAAGCCATTTACAGAAGACGCGCATCGGAGCCTGTGAATCCAATCTACGACTATCCAAGACCTTTGTTAACAAAATCACTG ACGATTGAGGAAAATGGGCCAAACGATGAGTCGAT ATATGAGACAATGTCGGAAATTAGAAGCAAACAGCTGGAACACGCAGG GGAGGAGCTGACCAACGGCACCCTGACGAGGATCACCCCGGCCTTTGATAAAGCCAAAAGCCAAGTCTCCCAGATGCCCACGTGTGCGGAGGAAACGGAAGACAG GGAAGAGAAAAACGCTTCAgactacagcagcagctccagcgagATCAGCTCCTTCTCAAATGAGAATCTGAGCTCCATCGACAG CCCTGACCCTTACGCCTCCGAGGAGAGAAATATTAAGGTGAAGGTGACGGATCTGAAACGGCACCTGGTGCTGAAAGATGTGAACCGGAAACTAAG tgtgaGCGGCTGGCTCTCCCTAAAGTCAGTCAATCTGTTCTACAAGGGCGATGAAATCTTGGGCGTGAATGATTTGAGAGTGAGCACCGAGGACGAGTTCAACATGTTCATCAACAAGTCCCTGAAGAGCGAG GTCAAGGTGAACGTCCGCCGTCCGGCTGTGCGCCCATCGCCGCTGTCTCCATCCAGTCCCTGCAGTGACTGA
- the LOC114846305 gene encoding pleckstrin homology domain-containing family S member 1-like isoform X1 has protein sequence MQKSSKNAVVFYKLAGAETEIRSGYLFKSPPSKRMKAEKSWKKRFFVLFKINDHQHELKYFRSADDRDKAYGEIDLSQVSVMYVSPQHHPKWGLVQKSFKCSPNCVLYIGTIERDYFLVGDTSDEIDAWFSDLFDAQLSRPHTMHNVEELSNGQEVIEVITKPLHKKKTSAPQKPLRKIRSISDPCTNAEEGVRVPKNEAIYRRRASEPVNPIYDYPRPLLTKSLTIEENGPNDESIYETMSEIRSKQLEHAGEELTNGTLTRITPAFDKAKSQVSQMPTCAEETEDREEKNASDYSSSSSEISSFSNENLSSIDSPDPYASEERNIKVKVTDLKRHLVLKDVNRKLSVSGWLSLKSVNLFYKGDEILGVNDLRVSTEDEFNMFINKSLKSEVKVNVRRPAVRPSPLSPSSPCSD, from the exons ATGCAGAAGAGCTCAAAGAACGCAG TAGTATTCTACAAACTAGCTGGAGCCGAGACGGAGATAAGATCGGGGTATCTGTTCAAGTCTCCTCCCTCCAAAAGGATGAAGGCAGAG AAATCATGGAAGAAACGTTTCTTCGTCCTGTTCAAAATCAATGACCACCAGCATGAACTGAAGTACTTCAGGAGTGCAGACGACAGGGACAAGGCGTATGGAGAGATAGACTTGTCACA GGTCTCGGTGATGTACGTGAGTCCTCAGCATCATCCTAAATGGGGTTTGGTCCAGAAGAGCTTCAAGTGCTCCCCAAACTGTGTGCTCTACATCGGGACCATAGAACGAGACTACTTCCTGGTTGGGGACACCAG TGATGAGATAGATGCCTGGTTCTCTGACCTGTTTGACGCGCAGCTATCCCGGCCGCATACAATGCACAATGTAGAG GAACTGTCCAATGGACAGGAAGTAATTGAG GTCATCACGAAGCCACTTCATAAAAAAAAGACTTCGGCGCCTCAGAAG CCACTGCGTAAGATACGCTCCATCTCGGACCCATGCACGAATGCTGAGGAAGGCGTCCGAGTACCAAAG AATGAAGCCATTTACAGAAGACGCGCATCGGAGCCTGTGAATCCAATCTACGACTATCCAAGACCTTTGTTAACAAAATCACTG ACGATTGAGGAAAATGGGCCAAACGATGAGTCGAT ATATGAGACAATGTCGGAAATTAGAAGCAAACAGCTGGAACACGCAGG GGAGGAGCTGACCAACGGCACCCTGACGAGGATCACCCCGGCCTTTGATAAAGCCAAAAGCCAAGTCTCCCAGATGCCCACGTGTGCGGAGGAAACGGAAGACAG GGAAGAGAAAAACGCTTCAgactacagcagcagctccagcgagATCAGCTCCTTCTCAAATGAGAATCTGAGCTCCATCGACAG CCCTGACCCTTACGCCTCCGAGGAGAGAAATATTAAGGTGAAGGTGACGGATCTGAAACGGCACCTGGTGCTGAAAGATGTGAACCGGAAACTAAG tgtgaGCGGCTGGCTCTCCCTAAAGTCAGTCAATCTGTTCTACAAGGGCGATGAAATCTTGGGCGTGAATGATTTGAGAGTGAGCACCGAGGACGAGTTCAACATGTTCATCAACAAGTCCCTGAAGAGCGAG GTCAAGGTGAACGTCCGCCGTCCGGCTGTGCGCCCATCGCCGCTGTCTCCATCCAGTCCCTGCAGTGACTGA